The Pseudomonadota bacterium genome contains a region encoding:
- a CDS encoding glycosyltransferase family 4 protein, which produces MFKITGTYHSELGVPNDAFVVGCTAVMRAVKGVDILIQACATLLTELPKLHLLLIGPVKDQQVEQLLESFPDKSRLSLTGFRSDATRLATLCDVVVMASKSREGFPKSVIEAMAQGVPAIVTAVGGMPELVDNGAAGLMVEPSNANELAAAIRYLANDSNELRRLGAAGRARIVEVFNIESTVSRMFEIFEELIQKKLLT; this is translated from the coding sequence GTGTTCAAAATAACGGGTACCTATCACTCGGAGCTCGGAGTTCCGAACGATGCCTTTGTAGTTGGCTGCACCGCCGTTATGCGCGCGGTCAAGGGGGTCGATATCCTTATTCAAGCCTGTGCGACACTCCTAACCGAGCTACCAAAATTGCACCTACTGCTAATTGGGCCAGTAAAAGACCAGCAGGTAGAGCAGCTGCTAGAAAGCTTCCCAGACAAAAGTAGGCTCTCTCTAACCGGCTTTAGAAGCGATGCTACCAGACTCGCTACTCTGTGCGATGTGGTGGTAATGGCCTCAAAGAGCCGCGAGGGCTTTCCAAAATCGGTTATCGAGGCCATGGCTCAAGGTGTGCCGGCGATAGTAACGGCGGTCGGTGGAATGCCGGAGCTGGTTGATAACGGAGCAGCAGGCTTAATGGTCGAGCCCTCTAACGCGAATGAGCTCGCCGCTGCTATACGATACCTCGCAAACGATTCCAATGAACTTAGGCGCCTTGGGGCCGCCGGTAGAGCCCGTATAGTCGAGGTATTTAATATAGAGAGTACCGTTTCTAGAATGTTTGAGATCTTTGAAGAGCTAATCCAGAAAAAGCTGCTCACGTAA